In Leishmania braziliensis MHOM/BR/75/M2904 complete genome, chromosome 29, a genomic segment contains:
- a CDS encoding putative phosphate transporter gives MDYLSTCKLDVNTTLPLVCISTLLSFLCGVGIGANDLSANFAMVVGSGSLNMKRAIIYCTVFELLGAAFMGGHVGNTIRSGIVDPVLFAQNKDVVVIGMTCASFAAALWLYLSTVFGLPVSITHTVVGSIVGFALFATGGFTYIKTNGLIVVVISWLAAPIAACGVTALLFYLLRRDIFKVKGRSFELALTVLPHCLLASLLVDFFFIVLEKPPIMSQTFAQHVPLYIQCIVLLLVMLFFCWAAKVWVFPQVVEAAMGAQSFVWESEALRTEPVNVADSSTLDEIRNFSFFKPRADMSTRTSTVAGRHHLQHHNSQRQQYQSSAADAVSAPPAVPATVALPPPSPSRSPAPASTVDSLLVKHLSGAAEDRDHSESSSTCDSPSHSYPPTPTPVHQNASLVLSSISTSDSSFVRKGAKVRLAPVHIHEHSSAPHTRTVSLSNSTTLVQHGTSDVHHLPGCKLSSSYRDRHEAKQVQSAGVVAYGSTDTTKSAVVVASGEQGLVGVPFSPVLVHSEDEFGEEDWAMDHPMRPIHFGGILIKPFNPRAEYLFTGLQVVAGSISSFVHGAVAGANATSAFVILYDTFTNNELQEPGLSSQWSVLPAMVGIAIGMFGLGASLMKTVGMELVTVTPARGWCIQMGGTFVTMVLTGVGIPVSLSQSQVGAAIGCGVLDAKLGGVSWDVVAKVVAGWAVTLIISALTTGVSMWAVSSLLCT, from the coding sequence ATGGATTACCTTTCCACCTGCAAGCTGGATGTGAACACCACACTCCCGCTGGTGTGCATCAGCACGCTGCTTTCCTTCCTGTGCGGCGTTGGCATAGGCGCAAATGACCTTTCAGCCAACTttgcgatggtggtgggcaGCGGGTCTCTCAACATGAAGAGGGCCATCATCTACTGCACCGTGTTCGAACTGCTGGGCGCCGCTTTCATGGGTGGTCATGTGGGCAACACAATCCGTAGCGGCATCGTCGACCCTGTGCTCTTTGCCCAGAACAAGGATGTCGTGGTGATCGGCATGACGTGCGCCAGCTTCGCTGCGGCGCTATGGCTGTACTTGTCCACGGTGTTTGGTCTGCCGGTGTCCATCACTCACACGGTTGTTGGGTCAATTGTTGGGTTTGCGCTCTTCGCCACGGGCGGGTTCACGTACATCAAAACGAACGGACTAATCGTGGTGGTGATCTCATGGTTGGCGGCACCAATTGCGGCGTGTGGCGTGACAGCGCTTCTGTTTTACCTCCTACGACGCGACATCTTCAAGGTGAAGGGGCGTTCCTTTGAGCTTGCCCTGACCGTCCTGCCGCACTGCCTGCTCGCGTCTCTGCTGGTGGACTTCTTCTTCATTGTCCTTGAGAAGCCACCGATCATGTCACAGACGTTTGCTCAGCACGTCCCACTGTACATCCAGTGCATCGTCCTGCTTCTCGTCAtgctttttttctgctgGGCGGCGAAGGTGTGGGTGTTCccgcaggtggtggaggccGCGATGGGCGCGCAGTCATTCGTgtgggagagcgaggcgctgcgcacggaACCGGTGAACGTGGCGGACAGTTCGACGCTGGATGAGATTAGGaacttctctttcttcaaGCCAAGAGCCGACATGAGTACGAGGACATCCACTGTGGCGGGGAGGCATCACCTGCAACATCACAACAGCCAGCGCCAGCAGTACCAGTCGTCAGCCGCTGACGCTGTGTCTGCCCCACCGGCTGTGCCGGCAACTGTGGCGTTGCCACCGCCCTCGCCGTCCCGTAGCCCTGCTCCTGCGTCCACTGTCGACTCCCTCTTGGTCAAGCATCTCAGCGGAGCCGCTGAAGATCGTGACCATTCCGAGAGCAGCTCTACTTGTGATTCTCCGTCGCATTCCTACCCCCCCACACCAACCCCAGTGCATCAGAACGCGTCGTTGGTGCTTTCCTCCATCTCCACATCGGACAGCTCCTTCGTGCGCAAGGGAGCCAAGGTGCGTCTGGCACCTGTGCACATCCACGAGCACTCGTCCGcaccgcacacgcgcaccgtgTCGCTCTCCAACTCCACGACGCTCGTCCAGCATGGTACCAGCGATGTGCATCACCTTCCTGGATGCAAGCTTTCCTCCTCCTATCGCGATCGCCACGAAGCAAAACAGGTGCAGTCGGCTGGTGTGGTGGCGTACGGCAGCACGGATACCACAAAGTCAGCAGTAGTGGTTGCTAGCGGTGAGCAGGGGCTAGTCGGGGTGCCGTTTTCCCCCGTCTTGGTGCACAGCGAGGACGAGTTTGGCGAAGAGGACTGGGCCATGGACCACCCAATGCGGCCCATTCACTTTGGGGGCATCCTCATCAAGCCCTTTAACCCGCGCGCCGAGTACCTCTTCACTGGCCTCCAAGTGGTGGCAGGAAGTATATCCAGCTTTGTCCACGGCGCGGTGGCTGGCGCCAATGCCACTTCAGCCTTTGTCATTCTCTACGATACCTTCACGAACAACGAGTTGCAGGAGCCTGGGCTCAGCTCGCAGTGGTCGGTGCTGCCGGCAATGGTGGGCATTGCAATTGGCATGTTTGGCCTCGGTGCGAGTCTCATGAAGACGGTAGGGATGGAGCTGGTAACCGTGACGCCGGCACGAGGATGGTGCATCCAGATGGGCGGCACCTTCGTCACGATGGTTCTGACAGGGGTTGGCATTCCCGTCTCGCTCTCGCAGTCGCAGGTCGGCGCCGCGATTGGCTGCGGCGTCCTGGACGCCAAGCTGGGCGGTGTGTCGTGGGATGTCGTTGCGAAGGTTGTGGCGGGGTGGGCCGTGACCCTTATTATTAGCGCCCTAACAACAGGCGTGTCGATGTGGGCGGTGTCGTCGCTGCTCTGCACGTAA
- a CDS encoding putative flagellar radial spoke protein-like: protein MAGVDEHQIRQSALWGHMTQVLAQVIRERPANAMDALSAASNHLLSGSAVPPTKGKMYVDPRPTARAEAPIDSFTSTRWAANTNTALAPPRPPRRPRRADGENDEEEEDDASANAGLDGQPRIDLADHPGTLSDVVMEQQYFNMVGLGLPRVEAYRLLVGLRQLIRSEPLSSVRFWGVVTGSSYDYYVAECQVDAERMQENADMNGEGDEDGDMEEEEEHAPVSKIADVLCTVARGRLARRGPRPSTPAEEAGTGLNAMCYYASTSADPTTWTRLPDVSPHHITVARALRCRFSGNFDAPVHGHPRFMGSEKHYLRAQIARITSACRIAPVQTFTTEGAVPDAEEEEGAPAHPPPTAVPAYSVVPPLLPQEMPDEEDTDAIAAVQAWFTGYSKEELMQTKGWSHIAPSVLSCGRVTTALAEEEEEQEPADGEGENGQGDGASTSEPPPPPPEPEMVAPFLCDISLDAPLSFTGHSRAQLAAWTFRKAYEVEGSQTSVYVAKSLRWPGAATYAVTTTGRPGASYQMMYYGTGLKDMQGAYYAPPLPAPCCHEYVEAPGEFDGQWDCTIDEELRYAPPPPRPEAEEEEDEEEDV from the coding sequence ATGGCAGGCGTAGACGAGCATCAAATTCGCCAATCGGCGCTCTGGGGCCACATGACGCAGGTGCTCGCGCAGGTGATCCGCGAGCGGCCCGCCAACGCGATGGACGCGCTCAGCGCGGCTTCCAACCACCTCCTGTCTGGCAGCGCTGTACCCCCAACAAAAGGCAAGATGTACGTCGATCCGCGGCCCACCGCTCGCGCTGAGGCCCCAATCGACTCCTTCACGAGCACGCGTTGGGCTGCCAACACGAATACCGCCTTGGCACCGCCGAGACCGCCACGCCGCCCACGCCGTGCTGACGGCGAAaatgacgaggaggaagaggacgacgCGTCAGCTAACGCCGGGTTGGATGGCCAACCGCGCATCGACCTCGCGGATCACCCCGGCACTCTTAGCGATGTCGTGATGGAGCAGCAGTACTTTAACATGGTCGGACTTGGTTTGCCGCGGGTGGAAGCGTATCGTCTGCTCGTTGGCCTGCGCCAGCTGATCCGGTCTGAGCCGCTGTCGTCCGTGCGCTTCTGGGGTGTGGTTACAGGCAGTTCGTACGACTATTACGTCGCGGAGTGCCAGGTGGATGCGGAGCGCATGCAGGAGAACGCTGACATGAACGGCGAGGGCGATGAGGATGGCGAcatggaagaggaagaggaacaCGCACCCGTTTCGAAGATTGCTGACGTACTGTGTACTGTGGCGAGGGGTCGTCTTGCGCGCCGTGGGCCACGTCCGTCCACGCCGGCGGAGGAGGCCGGGACGGGCCTCAACGCCATGTGCTACTACGCTTCGACTAGTGCGGATCCCACGACCTGGACGCGCCTGCCGGATGTCAGCCCGCATCATATCACAGTCGCCCGCGCCTTACGCTGCCGTTTCTCTGGCAACTTCGACGCCCCAGTACATGGGCACCCGCGCTTCATGGGGAGCGAGAAGCACTACCTGCGCGCTCAGATTGCCCGCATCACGAGCGCGTGCCGCATCGCACCCGTGCAGACATTCACCACTGAGGGCGCCGTGCCTgatgcggaggaggaagaaggggccCCGGCTCACCCGCcgccgacggcggtgccggcCTATTccgtggtgccgccgctgctgccgcaagAGATGCCGGATGAGGAGGACACGGACGCCATCGCGGCCGTGCAGGCGTGGTTCACGGGATACtccaaggaggagctgatgcAGACAAAGGGGTGGTCGCACATTGCCCCGTCGGTGCTGAGCTGCGGCCGCGTCacgacagcgctggcagaggaggaggaggaacagGAGCCGGCGGacggagaaggggagaacGGGCAGGGGGACGGTGCGAGCACCTctgagccgccgccgccgccaccggaGCCCGAAATGGTCGCACCGTTTTTGTGTGACATTAGCCTCGACGcgccgctctccttcaccgGGCACAGCCGCGCCCAACTCGCTGCCTGGACCTTCCGCAAGGCCTACGAAGTGGAGGGAAGCCAAACTTCTGTGTATGTGGCCAAGTCCCTCCGCTGGCCCGGCGCGGCCACCTACGCGGTGACGACCACCGGACGTCCTGGCGCCTCTTACCAGATGATGTACTATGGGACGGGCCTCAAGGACATGCAAGGCGCCTACTACGCGCCACCCCTGCCAGCCCCGTGCTGCCACGAGTATGTGGAGGCGCCTGGCGAGTTTGATGGCCAGTGGGATTGCACCATAGATGAAGAGCTGCGCTACGCCCCGCCTCCCCCGCGCCCGGaagccgaggaggaggaggacgaggaggaggacgtgTAG
- a CDS encoding putative RNA-binding protein, which yields MHLAGGRGSFQSRGGGRGGSAAAAHKSAPAPVKRSVVPAFPVIARGAGPVAPKTPSAHLTSRQPTKQRQGLQGSPSMHDDGDDTPPVVMSARRGAAKEENGGFIPPSSPPLQRGRGRGDGRGGFRGGTSASSSVFSSSGRGYGGSPRPLRRGGHDHTASRHGEGEYNSDEEAGFNSSAAKGGGRTRVITTVTASGTELPKKLNTKVFIDGLPYTYATEPGKPTLEEEVLQFASAWKVGKPLRLIKKPGQGFGFLVLQSPNSVSTAVRVLNGRKFLGRTLRVEEPKPKDLEKIKDIAGMKDMGKDSFTRQVLLTDLAKVAQPEIIREVLRDVAPQLEKKLEAIKMTSQNRKAFLTFATEAEVAPAITFLDGFHLLGRRISATKAAAPGSLPYSHGAARPSCAAGGLVGRSAAVASPAARGSVAAEAEDDEELAIMPLGLEPAKVASAAFSSAATRRCMPVENASALATGTGSNVTGRTEKYNLLDDGPKDIYVGNVGEDVTEAQLRQHFAPCGAIRKCEILVHPETHLSTGIARVEFALPAYAAYAQERYHGSRLRGCVLRVDRGGTASAPLVAELPPAEAEDDYDEEAYMERYGVKDKRKYFKGTSLAAEMGADPNADGDDSDIEDALLGRDANASEKMKGKRRRGDATAAAPGPAAAKRKRTEASASRRKPVAAAAVANRSDDEDDEEHFFDADTVPVAAAEVSARGSFYSSSKKVAKKSAAAKGRPGKGNVKKAKGR from the coding sequence ATGCACCTTGCAGGAGGCCGGGGGAGCTTTCAAagccgtggtggtggccgcggtggctcagcagcagcggcccaCAAATCTGCCCCTGCGCCGGTGAAGCGCTCTGTCGTTCCCGCCTTCCCAGTTATAGCTCGCGGGGCTGGGCCCGTTGCACCGAAGACCCCATCTGCGCATCTTACTTCTCGCCAGCCGacgaagcagcggcaaggGCTGCAAGGCAGCCCAAGCATGCAtgatgacggcgacgacacCCCGCCGGTGGTGATGAGTGCACGTCGCGGAGCGGCCAAAGAAGAGAACGGCGGCTTCATCCCACCTagctcgccgccgctgcagcgcggccgtGGGCGAGGCGACGGGCGTGGTGGCTTCCGTGGTGGCACCTCTGCGTCTTCCTCCGTCTTCTCGTCTAGTGGCCGCGGATATGGTGGCTCCCCGCGTcccctgcgccgcggtgggCATGACCACACTGCTTCTCGCCATGGTGAGGGGGAATACAAtagcgacgaggaggcagGCTTCAATTCGAGCGCAGCTAAAGGTGGCGGCCGCACACGCGTCAtcaccaccgtcaccgccagcggCACGGAGCTGCCTAAGAAGCTCAACACCAAAGTCTTTATCGATGGCCTGCCGTACACGTACGCCACCGAGCCTGGAAAGCCCACgctggaggaagaggtaCTACAGTTCGCGTCGGCGTGGAAGGTTGGCAAGCCACTGCGTCTCATCAAGAAGCCTGGGCAGGGCTTTGGCTTCCTCGTGCTTCAGTCCCCTAATAGCGTGTCCACTGCCGTGCGAGTGCTGAATGGTCGAAAGTTTCTCGGCCGCACCCTCCGCGTCGAGGAGCCGAAGCCAAAGGACTTGGAGAAGATAAAGGACATCGCCGGGATGAAAGACATGGGCAAGGACAGCTTCACACGACAGGTGCTGCTAACGGACTTGGCCAAGGTGGCTCAGCCAGAGATCATccgcgaggtgctgcgcgacgtAGCTCCGCAGCTGGAAAAGAAGCTGGAGGCGATTAAGATGACCTCGCAGAACCGTAAGGCTTTCCTGACCTTCGCGacagaggcggaggtggcgccaGCCATCACCTTCCTCGACGGTTTCCACCTCCTTGGGCGACGCATCAGTGCCACCAAGGCTGCGGCACCCGGCTCGCTGCCTTACTCACACGGTGCCGCCAGGCCGTCATGCGCGGCAGGCGGCCTTGTTGGCAGgagcgccgctgttgcctcGCCCGCCGCCAGGGGGTCTGTGGCTGCAGAGGCCGAGGACGATGAGGAACTCGCCATCATGCCGCTTGGCTTGGAGCCAGCCAAGGTGGCCTCTGCTGCGTTTTCATCTGCTGCGACTCGTCGTTGCATGCCAGTCGAAAATGCATCCGCTCTTgccaccggcaccggcagTAACGTCACTGGGCGGACGGAGAAGTACAACCTTCTCGACGACGGCCCCAAAGACATCTACGTGGGGAACGTCGGCGAGGATGTgacggaggcgcagctgcggcagcacttCGCACCGTGCGGGGCAATCCGCAAGTGCGAGATCCTCGTGCACCCAGAGACCCACCTATCCACTGGTATTGCTCGTGTCGAGTTTGCGCTACCAGCCTACGCTGCATACGCTCAGGAGCGCTATCATGGCTCTCGTCTGCGCGGTTGCGTCCTGCGCGTGGACCGCGGCGGGACGGCGAGTGCGCCCCTCGTGGCGGAGTTGCCTCCTGCGGAGGCCGAGGACGACTACGACGAGGAGGCTTACATGGAGCGCTACGGCGTGAAAGACAAGAGGAAGTACTTTAAGGGCACTTCGCTCGCGGCCGAGATGGGCGCCGACCCCAACGCCgatggcgacgacagcgacatCGAGGACGCGCTTCTGGGACGTGACGCGAACGCCTCGGAAAAGATGAAGGGCAAGCGCCGGCGTGGTGacgccacagcggcggcaccagggccggcagcagcaaagcgCAAGCGCACCGAGGCGTCGGCGTCAAGGAGAAAGCCAGTAGCAGCCGCGGCTGTTGCCAACCGCAGCGacgatgaggacgacgaggagcaCTTCTTCGATGCGGACACCGTCCCAGTTGCAGCTGCCGAGGTCTCCGCCAGAGGCTCGTTTTATTCCTCGAGCAAGAAGGTGGCGAAGAagtctgccgctgccaaggGGCGGCCCGGTAAAGGCAATGTTAAGAAGGCGAAGGGGCGGTGA